From Apium graveolens cultivar Ventura chromosome 9, ASM990537v1, whole genome shotgun sequence, the proteins below share one genomic window:
- the LOC141682605 gene encoding cytochrome P450 716B1-like — protein MTLIVTTLFLAFPPILFIMFIRKRRERSLRLPPGSLGIPFIGQSLTLLTKMRSNTADEWVRQRAEKYGPVSKLSLFGSPTVFIHGPAANKFTFTTDTSIISNQQTASIRTIMGERNLFELSSEDHRRVRSALVPFLKPESLKRYIGKMDTGIRNHLQMYWEGKDQVTVLPLMKTLTFDIICSSLFGLESGPKKEKLMNLFQEMMEGMWSVPINLPFTKYNKSLRDSTEVKNLVKQLVCEKRIDLELKGASSNQDLITSLLSVRNEDNKEILSEDEIVHNVVLIMVAGHDTSSVVITFIMRLLATNKTVYRAVLQEQEDVTKDKPSGELLTWDDLAKMKYTWRVAMEVLRMIPPVFGSFRKALKDIEYGGYLIPKGWQIFWATSMTHMDSNIFKEPTKFEPSRFENQASVPPYCYIPFGGGARVCPGNEFARIEILVAIHYLVTRYTWELCCSDDSYIRDPMPVPTQGLPVKLIPKKV, from the exons GGAAAGATCTTTGCGGCTTCCACCAGGTTCACTTGGAATACCATTTATCGGACAAAGCCTTACTCTTCTCACCAAAATGAGGTCCAACACAGCTGATGAATGGGTTAGACAAAGAGCTGAAAAATATGGTCCAGTTTCAAAGTTAAGCCTATTTGGCTCCCCAACTGTGTTTATACATGGACCGGCTGCCAACAAGTTTACATTTACTACTGATACCAGCATCATCAGTAACCAGCAGACTGCATCAATAAGGACGATCATGGGTGAGCGTAATCTTTTTGAACTCAGTAGCGAGGATCATAGACGTGTCAGATCTGCTCTCGTTCCCTTCTTGAAGCCAGAATCTCTAAAGCGTTATATTGGAAAGATGGATACTGGGATCAGAAATCACCTTCAGATGTACTGGGAAGGCAAGGACCAGGTCACG GTACTGCCTTTGATGAAGACACTCACATTCGACATAATTTGCTCTTCACTATTTGGACTTGAGTCTGGACCAAAAAAAGAAAAACTGATGAATCTTTTCCAAGAAATGATGGAGGGAATGTGGTCAGTCCCAATTAATTTACCGTTTACAAAGTACAACAAGAGCTTAAGGGATAGTACAGAGGTAAAAAACTTGGTGAAACAACTCGTATGTGAAAAGAGAATTGATCTTGAATTGAAGGGTGCTTCATCCAACCAAGACCTTATCACTAGCCTGCTTAGTGTTCGCAATGAAGACAACAAAGAAATCCTATCAGAAGATGAGATTGTTCACAATGTCGTGCTTATTATGGTCGCAGGACATGACACTTCTTCTGTTGTGATTACTTTTATAATGCGACTTCTGGCCACTAATAAAACAGTTTATAGAGCCGTTCTTCAAG AACAAGAAGATGTTACAAAGGACAAGCCCTCAGGAGAGCTTCTGACCTGGGATGACCTTGCCAAGATGAAGTACACATGGAGAGTTGCTATGGAAGTACTAAGAATGATTCCTCCTGTATTCGGAAGCTTTAGAAAGGCACTAAAGGATATCGAATATGGTGGTTATCTCATTCCCAAAGGATGGCAA ATATTTTGGGCTACGAGCATGACTCACATGGACAGTAATATATTCAAGGAACCAACAAAGTTCGAGCCTTCACGATTCGAGAATCAAGCATCTGTTCCTCCATACTGCTATATTCCATTTGGAGGAGGAGCTCGTGTATGTCCCGGAAACGAGTTTGCAAGGATTGAAATCCTAGTGGCAATTCATTATTTGGTAACTAGATATACATGGGAATTATGCTGCAGTGATGACTCCTACATAAGAGATCCAATGCCAGTGCCTACACAAGGTCTTCCTGTCAAACTAATCCCAAAGAAAGTGTAG
- the LOC141686268 gene encoding cytochrome P450 716B1-like translates to MLIRKRRERSLRLPPGSLGIPFIGQSLTLLTKMRSNTADEWVKQRAEKYGPVSKLSLFGSPTVFIHGPAANKFTFTTDTSIISNQQTASIRTIMGERNLFELSSEDHRRVRSALVPFLKPESLKRYIGKMDTGIRNHLQMYWEGKDQVTVLPLMKTLTFDIICSLLFGLESGPKKEKLMNLFQEMMEGMWSVPINLPFTKYKKSLRASTEVKNLVKQLVCEKRIDLELKGASSNQDLITSLLSVRDENNKEILSEDEIVHNVVLIMVAGHDTSSVVITFIVRLLATNKTVYKAVLQEQEDVTKDKPSGELLTWNDLAKMKYTWRVAMEVLRMIPPVFGSFRKALKDIEYGGYLIPKGWQIFWATSMTHMDSNIFKEPTKFEPSRFENQTSIPPYCYIPFGGGARVCPGNEFARIEILVAIHCLVTGYTWELCCSEDSYIRDPMPVPAQGLPVKLIPKKA, encoded by the exons ATGTTAATAAGAAAAAGAAGGGAAAGATCATTGCGGCTTCCACCAGGTTCACTTGGAATACCATTTATCGGACAAAGCCTTACTCTTCTCACTAAAATGAGGTCGAACACAGCTGATGAATGGGTTAAACAAAGAGCTGAAAAATATGGTCCAGTATCAAAGTTAAGCCTATTTGGCTCCCCAACCGTGTTTATACATGGACCGGCTGCTAACAAGTTCACATTTACTACTGATACCAGCATCATCAGTAACCAGCAGACTGCATCAATAAGGACGATCATGGGTGAGCGTAATCTTTTTGAACTCAGTAGTGAGGATCATAGACGTGTCAGATCTGCTCTCGTTCCCTTCTTGAAGCCAGAATCTCTAAAGCGTTATATTGGAAAGATGGATACTGGGATCAGAAATCACCTTCAGATGTACTGGGAAGGCAAGGACCAGGTCACG GTACTGCCTTTGATGAAGACACTCACATTCGACATAATTTGCTCTTTACTATTTGGACTTGAGTCTGGACCAAAAAAAGAAAAACTGATGAATCTTTTCCAAGAAATGATGGAGGGAATGTGGTCAGTCCCAATTAATTTACCGTTTACAAAGTATAAAAAGAGCTTAAGGGCTAGTACAGAGGTAAAAAACTTGGTGAAACAACTTGTATGTGAAAAGAGAATTGATCTTGAATTGAAGGGTGCTTCGTCCAACCAAGACCTTATCACTAGCTTGCTTAGCGTTCGCGATGAAAATAACAAAGAAATCCTATCAGAAGATGAGATTGTTCACAATGTCGTGCTTATTATGGTCGCAGGACATGACACTTCTTCTGTTGTAATTACTTTTATAGTGAGACTTCTGGCCACTAATAAAACAGTTTATAAAGCCGTTCTTCAAG AACAAGAAGATGTTACAAAGGACAAGCCCTCAGGAGAGCTTCTAACCTGGAATGACCTTGCCAAGATGAAGTACACATGGAGAGTTGCTATGGAAGTACTAAGAATGATTCCTCCTGTATTTGGAAGCTTTAGAAAGGCACTAAAGGATATCGAATATGGTGGTTATCTCATTCCCAAAGGATGGCAA ATATTCTGGGCTACGAGCATGACTCACATGGACAGTAATATATTCAAGGAACCAACAAAGTTCGAGCCTTCACGATTTGAGAACCAAACATCTATTCCTCCATACTGCTACATTCCATTTGGAGGAGGAGCTCGTGTATGTCCCGGAAACGAGTTTGCAAGGATTGAAATCCTTGTGGCAATTCATTGTCTGGTCACTGGATATACATGGGAATTATGCTGCAGTGAGGACTCCTACATAAGAGATCCAATGCCAGTGCCTGCTCAGGGCCTTCCTGTCAAACTAATCCCAAAGAAAGCATAG
- the LOC141684850 gene encoding putative pectinesterase/pectinesterase inhibitor 7, translated as MACKPFISSSFSSALFIFLLSLLFSSAALAADICDSTPYPSSCRSSAPNNNNATANVYDYGRSSFTNSLSTARSFLSSTQNFLQRSSDLTTGAIAALEDCRLLADLNIDYISESSKLINQPQTLSTSEIDNVHTLMSSVLTNTQTCLDGLEEAASSWSSKDGVLIPLVNATKLYSVSLSLFKRGWVPKTRSVSVSHTPRKRGAFVNGRFPFKMVGQNKASVEKIGGRKLLQDGGGEYIVVSAIVVVSQDGTGDFLTINEALTLAPNKTAASDGYFVIYVTAGVYEEYVSIPKNNRYVMMIGDGINQTVITGNRSTTDGFTTFNTATFAVVGPGFVAVNITFRNTAGGENHQAVAMRSGADMSTFYSCSFEGYQDTLYPHSNRQFYTECDIYGTVDFIFGNGAAVLQDCNIYPRLPLSNQFNAITAQGRSDINQNTGISIQNCNIRAADDLASSSGGTQTYLGRPWKLYSRTIYMQSFMDSLINPVGWREWSGTFALDTLYYAEFSNTGPGSDTSGRVTWTGYRNINETDAAAFTVSSFISGDNWLPLTGVPYSSGL; from the exons ATGGCCTGCAAACCCTTTATTTCTTCTTCTTTCAGCTCGGCTCTCTTTATCTTTCTACTGTCATTGTTGTTCTCGTCGGCGGCCTTGGCCGCCGACATTTGTGATTCAACACCTTATCCATCCTCATGTAGATCCTCTGCTCCGAATAACAACAATGCCACGGCTAATGTCTATGACTATGGCCGCTCTTCCTTCACCAACTCCTTATCCACAGCTCGTTCTTTCTTGTCATCAACACAAAATTTCCTTCAAAGAAGCTCTGATTTGACAACCGGAGCTATTGCTGCTCTTGAAGATTGTCGTTTACTAGCTGATCTTAATATCGATTATATTTCAGAATCTTCAAAACTAATCAACCAGCCTCAGACTCTATCAACTTCAGAGATAGACAATGTTCATACATTGATGAGTTCTGTCTTAACAAACACGCAAACCTGTCTAGATGGACTCGAAGAAGCTGCTTCATCTTGGAGTTCCAAAGATGGAGTATTGATTCCTCTTGTTAATGCTACTAAACTTTATAGTGTTTCTTTATCTCTTTTTAAGAGGGGATGGGTTCCGAAAACAAGAAGTGTTTCAGTATCTCATACTCCCAGGAAAAGAGGAGCATTTGTAAACGGTAGATTTCCATTTAAAATGGTTGGCCAAAACAAAGCTAGTGTTGAAAAGATAGGTGGAAGAAAGCTTCTTCAAGATGGCGGTGGTGAATATATAGTGGTGAGTGCCATTGTTGTCGTAAGTCAAGATGGAACTGGGGACTTTCTTACCATCAATGAGGCCTTAACTTTAGCTCCCAACAAAACTGCAGCTAGTGATGGCTACTTCGTAATATATGTCACTGCTGGAGTCTACGAAGAATATGTGTCCATTCCAAAGAACAACAGGTACGTGATGATGATTGGCGACGGAATTAATCAGACAGTGATCACTGGCAACCGCAGTACTACAGATGGCTTCACAACTTTCAATACTGCAACATTTG CTGTAGTGGGACCAGGATTTGTAGCAGTGAACATTACATTCCGAAACACAGCAGGGGGAGAAAATCACCAGGCAGTTGCAATGCGAAGTGGGGCAGATATGTCAACATTTTATAGCTGCAGTTTTGAAGGGTATCAGGATACCCTATATCCACACTCCAACAGGCAATTCTACACAGAATGTGACATATATGGCACAGTCGACTTCATATTTGGTAACGGAGCTGCTGTGTTACAAGATTGTAACATTTATCCACGTCTACCACTGTCTAATCAATTCAATGCTATAACTGCACAAGGAAGGAGCGATATAAATCAAAACACCGGCATTTCAATACAAAATTGTAATATAAGAGCTGCTGATGATCTTGCGTCCAGCAGTGGAGGGACACAGACATATCTCGGAAGGCCTTGGAAATTGTACTCGAGGACAATTTATATGCAGTCTTTTATGGATAGTTTGATTAACCCTGTTGGTTGGCGTGAATGGTCAGGAACTTTCGCGCTGGATACATTGTATTATGCTGAGTTTAGCAACACTGGGCCTGGATCAGACACTAGTGGTAGAGTTACATGGACCGGATATCGCAATATCAACGAAACAGATGCTGCTGCTTTCACAGTTTCCAGCTTCATATCTGGAGATAACTGGTTACCTCTAACTGGCGTGCCATATTCAAGTGGCTTATAA
- the LOC141686741 gene encoding putative pectinesterase/pectinesterase inhibitor 41, producing the protein MANFKLNMFSSFNITLIIFLLPLLYSTTLAKNTSSTSSISICNSTPHPSLCSSSLQTNNHTSNVYDYGRFSVRKSLSAAHKFLRLIEKYLHKPSTLTIGAIRALEDCHLLAQLNIDFLSSSSQIVDKTRTLSALQADDVQTLLSAILTNTQTCLDGLEETASSWTLKNGISTPLSNYDTKLYSVSLALFKKGWVHKKKKGLFSTSKKHGAGALQNGQFSLKMSKKNKAIFETVGRRKLLQDTDSEVDQILVSDMVVVSQDGTGNFTSINDALEVAPNKSVASDGYFLIYVTAGVYEEYVIVNKKKKYVMILGDGINQTIITGNRSVVDGWTTFNSSTFAVLGQGFVGVNMTIRNTAGAIKHQAVALRNGADSSTFYSCSFEGYQDTLYVHSLRQFYRECDIYGTVDFIFGNAAAVLQNCNIYPRLPLDNQFNAITAQGRADPNQDTGISIQDCNIRAADDLASSNGATKTYLGRPWKEYSRTIFMQSFMDNLIDSGGWREWSGDFALNTSYYAEFDNRGPGSKTDGRVTWLGVHQINASDASNFTVSNFLLGDDWLPLTGAPYSGGL; encoded by the exons ATGGCTAATTTTAAGCTCAATATGTTTTCTTCCTTCAACATAACGCTCATTATATTTCTACTTCCACTTCTGTATTCAACAACCTTAGCCAAGAATACTAGTAGTACTTCTTCCATCTCCATCTGCAACTCCACCCCTCACCCTAGCTTATGTTCGTCTTCTCTTCAAACCAACAACCACACCTCCAATGTCTACGACTATGGTCGATTTTCCGTCCGTAAATCCTTATCGGCTGCTCATAAATTCTTGAGACTAATTGAAAAATATCTTCATAAACCCTCCACATTGACAATCGGTGCAATCCGCGCACTTGAAGATTGTCATTTATTAGCTCAACTTAACATCGATTTTCTTTCGAGTTCATCTCAAATCGTGGACAAAACTCGAACACTCTCCGCATTACAGGCTGATGATGTTCAAACCCTACTTAGTGCTATTTTAACCAATACACAAACTTGTCTTGATGGACTTGAAGAAACCGCTTCATCTTGGACGTTAAAGAATGGAATATCCACTCCTTTATCAAATTACGACACTAAACTTTATAGTGTTTCTTTAGCTCTGTTTAAAAAAGGGTGGGTCCATAAAAAGAAAAAAGGATTGTTTAGTACTAGCAAGAAGCACGGAGCGGGAGCATTACAGAATGGACAATTTTCCTTGAAAATGTCTAAGAAAAATAAAGCCATTTTCGAGACTGTTGGCAGGAGAAAGCTTCTTCAAGATACCGATAGTGAAGTTGATCAAATTCTGGTGAGTGATATGGTGGTGGTAAGTCAAGACGGCACCGGGAACTTCACCTCCATAAACGATGCCTTGGAAGTGGCTCCTAATAAATCAGTGGCTAGTGATGGCTATTTTTTGATATATGTCACGGCCGGAGTCTATGAAGAGTATGTTATCGTCAACAAGAAAAAGAAGTACGTGATGATCTTGGGCGATGGAATTAATCAAACCATTATAACCGGCAACCGTAGTGTTGTTGATGGTTGGACCACTTTCAATTCTTCAACATTTG CTGTTTTAGGACAAGGTTTCGTGGGAGTAAATATGACTATCAGAAACACGGCAGGAGCAATCAAGCACCAAGCTGTTGCACTGAGAAACGGCGCGGATTCGTCAACTTTCTACAGCTGCAGCTTTGAAGGGTACCAAGACACATTATATGTGCATTCCTTAAGACAATTTTATAGAGAATGTGACATCTATGGCACTGTAGACTTCATATTCGGTAATGCAGCTGCTGTCCTACAAAATTGCAACATCTATCCGCGACTGCCACTTGACAACCAGTTCAATGCAATCACTGCTCAGGGAAGAGCTGATCCGAACCAGGACACCGGAATTTCAATACAGGATTGTAATATTAGAGCAGCTGATGATCTGGCTTCTAGCAATGGAGCTACAAAGACTTATCTTGGTAGACCGTGGAAAGAGTATTCGAGGACTATTTTTATGCAATCTTTTATGGATAATTTGATAGATTCCGGTGGATGGCGTGAGTGGTCAGGAGATTTTGCACTAAATACCTCGTATTATGCAGAGTTTGATAACAGAGGACCTGGATCAAAGACTGATGGTAGAGTTACATGGCTAGGAGTTCACCAGATTAATGCTTCGGATGCTAGTAATTTTACAGTATCTAACTTTTTGTTAGGGGATGATTGGTTACCGCTGACTGGAGCCCCGTATTCAGGTGGCTTATGA